The window GAACAGCCATCGAGTACTACGACTTCCTGGTGTACGGCACGATGAGCGCGCTGGTGTTCGGCAGGGTGTTCTTCCCGGATTCCGATCCCGCGGTCGCGACCATCGCCGCATTCGGCACGCTGGCCGCCGGATACGTCGCCCGACCGGTCGGCGGCATCCTGTTCGGTCACTTCGGAGACCGTCTGGGACGCAAGCGAATGCTGGTTCTGACGATGGGCCTGATGGGCGCCGCGAGCTTCGCCATCGGACTGCTCCCGACGTTCGCCGCGGTCGGCGTGACGGCGCCACTGCTGCTCGTCGCTCTACGTGTGATCCAGGGGATCGCGATCGGCGGAGAGTGGGGCGGGGCCACCCTCATGGTCACCGAGCACGCCGAACCTCATCGCCGTGGATTCTGGAACGGTGTCATGCAGATGGGCTCACCCATCGGCTCACTGCTGTCGGTCACCGTCGTCACGGCGATCACGCTGCTGCCCGACGAGGCGTTCGTCTCCTGGGGATGGCGGGTGCCGTTCCTGCTCAGCGTGGTGCTGCTGGCGATCGGTGTCTACGTGCGCGTATCCATCACCGAGAGCCCCGTTTTCGAGCAGGCGAAACCGAAGGTTGTTGAGAGCAGGCGCATCCCGCTGATCGAGGTGCTGCGGCGGCCCCGCAACCTGATCCTCGCCTGCGCGGTGGGCATCGGGCCGTTCGCGCTCACCGCCCTGATCAGCACCCACATGATCAGCTACGCCACATCGATCGGCTATCACCGCACCGATGTGATGACATCTCTGGTGTTCACCTCGCTGTCCGCGCTGATCGCCATCCCGGTGTTCTCCGCGCTGTCCGACCGGGTGGGGCGCCGACCGGTCATGCTGGTCGGCGGCGTCGCGATCATCTGCTACGCATGGCCGTTCTACTGGTTGGTGGACATGCGGGCGATGGCATGGCTGGTCGTCGCGATGATGGTCGCGCAGATCGTCCAGTCGTTGATGTACGCACCGCTGGGCGCGCTGTACTCCGAGATGTTCGGAACCACGGTGCGCTACACCGGAGCCTCCATGGGATATCAACTTGCGGCATTGGTCGGTGCCGGATTCACCCCGATGATCGCCAGCAGCCTGCTCGTCGACGAGGTGACCAGTGTGCCGTTGGTGGTGCTGGCGATGGGTTGCGGCGCCGTCACCGTGCTCGCCGTCTGGCGGATCCGGGAGACCCAGGGTGTCGATTTGGCCGGCATCGACTCTGGGCGCAACGCGGTCCGTACACCGTGAACTCGCAAGCACAGCACTCGGAGATCCGGCGTTGGAAGACGCCGGCGCCGTCGATCTTCGACCGGTTGCCTGACGGGGTCTACGGTCTGATCACCGTGAACCTCTTCGCCCGCTGCGTCGCAGGCTAGACCGGACAAACCCTCGTCGCGATCGGGGTGATCTAGCCTGGCGGCATGGGTGCGCAATCTCCGTGGCGCGAGCGGAGCAGACTTGTACGGGCACTGCGTCTTTGGCGAACCCGCGACCCGCACACCTTCCGGGAGAAGGTGAGATACAAGATGCTGCGTGACCATCGCGCCCTGGTCGTCACCTTCGCCGACAAAGCCGCGGTGCGGGATTACGTGGCGCACAGGGTGGGAGACAGGTACCTGCCGTATGTGCACGGGATCGTCGACGACCCGGCGATGCTGCCCGAACTGCCCGAGTCCTTCGTGATCAAGCCGACGCACGGCAGCGGGGCCGCCATCATCGTCGCGCCGAATGCGCCTGCCGACGCCCGGCTGCCACCCGTCGCGCAGAGTTGGACGTACGCACACATCCGACCCGAGTTCGCCGATCGAGCACAGATCCTCGCGATCGCGACGGACTGGCTCACCCGGTTGTACGGGCAGGGACCCAACGCGGAGTGGGTCTACGGGCAGGTGCAGCGCCGGATTCTGGTCGAAGAACTGTTGACCCGCACCGACGGCGGCATCCCCGACGACTACAAGTTCTTCGTCTTCCACGGCAGGTGCGCCTACATCGAGGTCGACGCCGGCCGCTTCGGGTCGCGCACCCAGGACTTCTTCACCGCGGACTGGACGCACCTGCCGCTGAGTGGCGGCCTGCCGTGGGCGCAGCCCGAACCCCGCCGTCCGCGGACTCTGGACGAGATGATCGAGGTCGCCGAACGCCTCGGCGCAGAAACGGATTTCGTGCGCGTCGACCTCTACGACGTCGACGGTCGCATCGTCTTCGGCGAGCTCACGAGCTTCCCCGCCGGCGGCAACAGTCCCTTCGATCCCGAATCCTTCAACGCCGAGTTCGGACGCCACTGGACCGTCCCGCGTCATTACCGCTGACCCGACATCGCAGAACATGACGGCTCTTCGCGGCGGCGCACCCTATCCTGAGCGCCGACACAACACTCTATGGGGGAAGCCGTGGTGAATGCTCGCCGGCGGGCGCTGCTCACCGTCATCCTGATGGTGGCGGGGATGGTCACGGCCAGTGGTCTGGCGGGACCGGCGGCGGCGCAACCGTCGGCCGTGACCGTCGCGGTCGCACCCGTCACCCCGTTCGTGATCAACAACGACGGCATATGGTCCGGTTTCACCGTCGAACTCTGGCAGGCGATCGCGAGTCGAGAACGGTGGACGACCGACTGGCTCGCGGTCGACACGCTGGACCAGCAGTTGGCCGCCGTCGCCGAGGGACGGGCCGACGTCGCGGCGGGCGCCATCTCGGTGACCGCCGACCGTCGCCAGCGGTTCGACTTCTCCCAGCCCATCCTCGACGCCGGGATGCAGATCATCGTTCCCAATCACGACCCGCAACCGTCGTCACCGGGGCTGCGTGAGTTCCTGAGGCTGGTGTTCTCCGGCACGATGGTGACGTGGCTGGCGGCCGCGCTGGCCATCACCATTCTTCCGGCGCACCTGCTGTGGCTGATCGAGCGCCGGCACACCGACCCCGCCGTGTCGAAGTCCTACTTTCCCGGCATCGTCGAGGCCTTCGGCTGGGGACTGGGCACGCTGGCTGCCTCCGACGCCGCCTCGCCTCGACACTGGGTGGGCCGCGCGATGGGGATCGGGTGGGCGTTCATCGGCATCATCTTCGTCGCGTTCTACACGGCCAACCTGACCGCCGCCCTGACCGTCGAAAAGCTCGACGCGCAGATCAACGGCCCGAACGACCTGTACGGCAAATCGGTGTGCACCGAGGCGAAGACGACCTCGGCGGCCTACCTGACCCGCATCGATGTGAAGCCCGTGCTGGTGCCGGTGATCGAGCAGTGTTACGACGGTCTGCGCGACGACACCTACGAGGCCGTCGTGTTCGACGCACCGGTGCTGCGCTACTACGTGACACATGACGGCAACGGCATCGCGGGGATGACCGGGCCGGTGTTCCACGACGAGGACTACGGTCTGGCGATGCCGGTGGGCAGCCCCCTGCGCGCACGGATCGACCAGGCACTGCTCGAACTACGCGAGGACGGCACCTACGACCTGATCGAGGAGAAGTGGTTCGGGGACGACCAGGACACCGAGGCGGGAAGTGGCGGATGAGTAGTGTCGAATCGGGATCCCAAGCGCCCTAGAGACATTCGCGGTCACTCCGCCCTCCAGGGATGTGTTCGAGAGCAGCGCTGATCCGAAATGCGAAGAGTGGTTTCGTAATACGGCCCCGAGGGGATGGATGTTCCTGTCGGGTCACGCGGACTCCTGCGCGTCGGTCGGCATGCCCGGCCGATATTCCAAGATCACGAGGTCTAGCTTGTAGGTATGGCCGACGACAGGAACCTCCCCGCGTTCCGTCGTCATGGACGTCAGGAAGGCGACCGGACCGACGCCGAATTCGACGAGCTGATAGCCGCCCGCAACCAGATGGATCACCTGGTCCGGGCCATCGTCGCGATCGGCTCGGACCTGGATTTCAGTGTGACGCTCGAACGCATCGTCACCGCGGCCCGCGAGTTGAGCGGTGCCCGCTACGGAGGTCTCGGGATACGGGCAGCCGGGGGCAACCTCGTCTCGTCCGTCGAATCCGGTGATGAGTTCGATGTCGCGGCGCTCGCCGGGTTGCCGATCGACGGCGGACTGCGGATCGACGATCTGCGGGACCATCCCGAGATCACCGACCTCCAGGCGCTCAATCGCCCGATCCGGGCGCTGCTGGCGATCCCGGTCACGGTCCGCGGAGCCGATTTCGGCTCCCTCTATCTCGCCGACGACCGTCCGGGACGGGTGTTCTCCGACGCCCAGGAGAGCGCGGTCCGTGCGTTGGCGACCGCCGCGGCGGCCGCGATCGACAACGCTCGGCTCTTCGAACGGGAACGCGAGGCGGCGAGATGGACGAAGGCGAGCCGCGAGATCACGACAGCGCTGCTGTCGGGAGATCCGCAGACGGGGCCCCTTCAGCTCATCGTGAACCGGGCGCTGGAACTGGCCGGCGCCGAGCAGGCGATCCTGCTGGTGCCGCTGGAACCCGACGTGCCCGCCGAGGACGTCGACACCCTGATCGTTGCGGCGACCGCGGGCCGGTACTCCTCGGAGGTCATCGGGCGGCAGGTCCCGATGGCGGGTTCCACCACGGGAGGTGTCGCACGCCGCGGTCTGCCGATGATCACCGACTCCTTCCAGTATCCGATCGAGGGCTTCACCGATGTGGGGGAGCGGTCGGCGATCGTGATGCCGCTGATCGTCGATGACGCCGTGCTGGGGGTCATCGCGGTGGCCCGGCGTCCGAACCAGCCGGCGTTCGACGAGGATTACCTCGAACTCGTCAGCGACTTCGCCCGCCATGCCTCCATCGCGCTCGCGCTCGCGGCCGGTCGGGAGCATGCGCTCAATCGTCAGCTGGCACAAGCTGATTCGGTGAGCGAAGCGATGGCCGGAGCCGCCGAGGAACTGCGTCGGCTCTGGCGTGCGCGCCGTGTCCTGGCCGTCACGTTCCCGACCCGGTCCGAAGCCGCCAACGTCGAACCCGTGGTGGTGTCGGCTGGTGAGCACACCACCTGGCGGGAGTTGCCCGACGGCATCCGCCAGATCCTCCTGTCGATGCGCAGGGGCGACCTGCTCACGCCGAACGCGGCCGAGCCCGGGACCGCCGGAATCGCCGTCCAGCATCCCGAGGGAATCCTCGTGGTCTGGATAGAACTCGCCGAGCACCGCTCCTTCACGCTGGAGGACCAGACGCTGCTGACCGTGCTCGCCGGGCGCCTGAGTGCGGGACTGCAACGGGTCCACCAGGTGGATCAGCAGCGCGAGACGGCACTGGCCCTCCAGCACGCGATCCTGGGACCGGCCCATCTCCCACCGGGTTTCACGGTGCGCTACCAGGCGGCCAGTCGACCCCTGCAGGTCGGTGGCGACTGGTATGACGTCGTCGATCTCGACGACGGCCGCATCGCGCTCATCGTCGGCGACTGCGTCGGTCACGGGCTGGCGGCCGCCACCGTGATGGGACAGGTGCGCAGCGCCTGTCGGGCGCTGCTGCTGGAGAATCCCAGTCCCGGCGCGGCGCTGAGCGGGATGGACCGCTTCGCCGCGCGCCTGCCGGGCGCGCAGTGCACCACCGCCGTGGTGATGGTGCTCGATCCGGCGTCCGGCGAGATCGCGTATTCGAGCGCCGGGCACCCGCCTCCGTTGGTCGTGCACGCCGACGGTGAGGTGGAGACGTTCGACGACGCCCACACCATCGCGCTGGGTCTGCGGCTGAACTGGGCGCGGCCCGAGACCCGTCGGACGCTCGAGGTCGGCTCGACGCTGGTGCTCTACACCGACGGTCTGGTCGAACGCCGCCGAATCCCGTTGGAGGAGGGGATCTCCCGCGCCACCGATGTCGTCGTGGAACACCGCGCCGCCCCGCTCGACGACTTGGCGAACGCGATCATGTCCGAGCTTGCGCCCAGCGTGGGCTATCAGGACGATGTCGCGCTTCTGCTCTACCGCCACCCGGCTCCGCTGGAGCTCACCTTCCCCGCCCACGCAGACCATCTGGCGCCGACGCGGACTGCTCTGCGGCGTTGGCTCTCGGGGGCGAAAGTGGAGCAGGGCCGTGTGATGGAGGTTCTCGTGGCAGCAGGCGAGGCGGTTGCGAATGCCATCGAGCACGGCCACCGACACGGTCCGCCGGGAACCGTGCGACTGCGGGCCACCGCCCTGGTCGATCTGGTCGAGTTGATCATCACCGACAGCGGCTCCTGGAAGCCGCCGTCGGCGATCCCGGACACCTACCGCGGTCGAGGCATCGGCATCATGCGGGGCCTCATGCAGGACGTCACCATCGCCCACGATTCCGACGGGACGACGATCCATCTCTACGCGAGGATCAGCTGATGCCCACCTT is drawn from Mycolicibacterium gilvum and contains these coding sequences:
- a CDS encoding MFS transporter, whose amino-acid sequence is MTIATPSDPATLRRVALSSLLGTAIEYYDFLVYGTMSALVFGRVFFPDSDPAVATIAAFGTLAAGYVARPVGGILFGHFGDRLGRKRMLVLTMGLMGAASFAIGLLPTFAAVGVTAPLLLVALRVIQGIAIGGEWGGATLMVTEHAEPHRRGFWNGVMQMGSPIGSLLSVTVVTAITLLPDEAFVSWGWRVPFLLSVVLLAIGVYVRVSITESPVFEQAKPKVVESRRIPLIEVLRRPRNLILACAVGIGPFALTALISTHMISYATSIGYHRTDVMTSLVFTSLSALIAIPVFSALSDRVGRRPVMLVGGVAIICYAWPFYWLVDMRAMAWLVVAMMVAQIVQSLMYAPLGALYSEMFGTTVRYTGASMGYQLAALVGAGFTPMIASSLLVDEVTSVPLVVLAMGCGAVTVLAVWRIRETQGVDLAGIDSGRNAVRTP
- a CDS encoding ATP-grasp fold amidoligase family protein, with product MGAQSPWRERSRLVRALRLWRTRDPHTFREKVRYKMLRDHRALVVTFADKAAVRDYVAHRVGDRYLPYVHGIVDDPAMLPELPESFVIKPTHGSGAAIIVAPNAPADARLPPVAQSWTYAHIRPEFADRAQILAIATDWLTRLYGQGPNAEWVYGQVQRRILVEELLTRTDGGIPDDYKFFVFHGRCAYIEVDAGRFGSRTQDFFTADWTHLPLSGGLPWAQPEPRRPRTLDEMIEVAERLGAETDFVRVDLYDVDGRIVFGELTSFPAGGNSPFDPESFNAEFGRHWTVPRHYR
- a CDS encoding transporter substrate-binding domain-containing protein, whose translation is MNARRRALLTVILMVAGMVTASGLAGPAAAQPSAVTVAVAPVTPFVINNDGIWSGFTVELWQAIASRERWTTDWLAVDTLDQQLAAVAEGRADVAAGAISVTADRRQRFDFSQPILDAGMQIIVPNHDPQPSSPGLREFLRLVFSGTMVTWLAAALAITILPAHLLWLIERRHTDPAVSKSYFPGIVEAFGWGLGTLAASDAASPRHWVGRAMGIGWAFIGIIFVAFYTANLTAALTVEKLDAQINGPNDLYGKSVCTEAKTTSAAYLTRIDVKPVLVPVIEQCYDGLRDDTYEAVVFDAPVLRYYVTHDGNGIAGMTGPVFHDEDYGLAMPVGSPLRARIDQALLELREDGTYDLIEEKWFGDDQDTEAGSGG
- a CDS encoding SpoIIE family protein phosphatase produces the protein MADDRNLPAFRRHGRQEGDRTDAEFDELIAARNQMDHLVRAIVAIGSDLDFSVTLERIVTAARELSGARYGGLGIRAAGGNLVSSVESGDEFDVAALAGLPIDGGLRIDDLRDHPEITDLQALNRPIRALLAIPVTVRGADFGSLYLADDRPGRVFSDAQESAVRALATAAAAAIDNARLFEREREAARWTKASREITTALLSGDPQTGPLQLIVNRALELAGAEQAILLVPLEPDVPAEDVDTLIVAATAGRYSSEVIGRQVPMAGSTTGGVARRGLPMITDSFQYPIEGFTDVGERSAIVMPLIVDDAVLGVIAVARRPNQPAFDEDYLELVSDFARHASIALALAAGREHALNRQLAQADSVSEAMAGAAEELRRLWRARRVLAVTFPTRSEAANVEPVVVSAGEHTTWRELPDGIRQILLSMRRGDLLTPNAAEPGTAGIAVQHPEGILVVWIELAEHRSFTLEDQTLLTVLAGRLSAGLQRVHQVDQQRETALALQHAILGPAHLPPGFTVRYQAASRPLQVGGDWYDVVDLDDGRIALIVGDCVGHGLAAATVMGQVRSACRALLLENPSPGAALSGMDRFAARLPGAQCTTAVVMVLDPASGEIAYSSAGHPPPLVVHADGEVETFDDAHTIALGLRLNWARPETRRTLEVGSTLVLYTDGLVERRRIPLEEGISRATDVVVEHRAAPLDDLANAIMSELAPSVGYQDDVALLLYRHPAPLELTFPAHADHLAPTRTALRRWLSGAKVEQGRVMEVLVAAGEAVANAIEHGHRHGPPGTVRLRATALVDLVELIITDSGSWKPPSAIPDTYRGRGIGIMRGLMQDVTIAHDSDGTTIHLYARIS